In Isoptericola variabilis 225, the genomic window GCGAGCTGCTCGCGCCGGAGTTCCGCAACCACGACGCGCTCCACGGCTGCGAGGGCGGGCTGCAGGCGTTCCTCGCCGAGGTGCGCTGGTTCGACGACGCGTTCAGCGACCAGCAGGTGCGCGTGCTGCACGCCGTCGCCGAGGGCGACCTGGTGGCGCTGCACGTCGAGCTGACTGCCCGGCACACGGGCTTCTTCTGCGGCATCGCGCCGTCGGGCCGGCGCTTCACGGTGCGCGAGATGCACATGGTGCGGTTCGCGGCCGGGCGCGAGGCCGAGCACTGGGCCGTGCGCGACGAGGCCGCGCTCCACAGGACGCTGCGCGGGCTCGCGACCGCGTGAGCCGCCGTGATCAGGCGTGCACCGGCTGCTCGCGCCACGCGCGCGCGACCGTCGCCTGCCCGAGCACCCGCGTCCCGGCGTACACGACGGCGGACTGACCCGGCGCGACGCCGCGCAGCGGGCGGCCGGTGAGCCGGACCTCCAGGCCGGACGTGCCGTCGTCGGACATCGGGAGCGCCCGGACCTGCGCCGGCACGGGCGCGCCGTGGGCCCGCACCTGGAGCTCGGCGTCGGTCCACCCGCTCGGCGGCTGCGTGAACCAGACCGCGCCGCCGCCTGCGATGCGGTCGACCGAGAGCAGCTCGGCCGGGCCGACGACGACCGTGTTGGTGTCGGTCCGCACGTCGACGACGTAGCGCGCCCTGCCGTCGGGGGCCGGCCGGCCGAGGCCGAGGCCCTTGCGCTGGCCGACCGTGAACGCGTAGGCGCCGTCGTGCTCGCCGACGACGGTGCCCTCGGTGTCGACGACCGCGCCGGGCCGCGAGCCGAGCCGCGAGCGCAGGAAGCCGCGGGTGTCGCCGTCGGCGACGAAGCAGATGTCGTACGAGTCGGGCTTGGCGCTCACCGAGAGGCCGCGTCGCTCCGCCTCGGCGCGGACCTCGGCCTTCGACGCGAAGCCGCCGAGGGGGAACATCGCGCGCTCGAGGCGCTCCGGGCCCATGACGGCGAGCACGTACGACTGGTCCTTGTCGGCGTTGGGCGAGCGGTGCAGCTCGCGCGTGCCGTCCTCACGCGTGACGATCCGCGCGTAGTGGCCGGTGGCGACCGCGTCGAAACCGAGCGCGGTCGCCTTGTCGAGCAGCGCCTCGAACTTGATGTGCTCGTTGCACCGCACGCACGGGTTGGGCGTGCGGCCCGCCTCGTACTCGGCCAGGAAGTCGGCGACGACGGTCTCCTCGAACCGCTCGGACAGGTCCCACACGTAGTACGGGATGCCGAGCACGTCGGCCGCGCGCCGCGCGTCGGACGCGTCCTCGATCGAGCAGCAGCCGCGCGAGCCCGTGCGGAACTGGTCGCGGTTGCGGCTCAGGGCCATGTGCACGCCGACGACGTCGTGGCCCGCCTCGACCGCGAGCGCCGCGGCCACCGCGGAGTCGACGCCGCCCGACATGGCGGCGAGGACCCTCACGCGGCACCGCCCGCGACGGCGCGCGGCGAGGCCAGGCCCGCCGCCCGCGCACGGTCCACGACCTGGGGCAGCACGGCGAGGAGCCGCTCGACGTCGGCGCGCGTCGACGTCGCGCCGAGCGAGAAGCGCAGCGCGCCGCGCGCCTCGACCTCCGGCACGCCCATGGCGAGCAGGACGTGGCTGGGCTGCGGCACGCCCGCCTGGCACGCGGACCCCGTGGAGGCCTGCACGCCCGCCGAGTCGAGCAGGTAGAGCAGCGAGTCGCCCTCGGCGCCCGGGAACGTGAAGTGGGCGTTGCCCGGCAGCCGGGCGGGGCTCGAGGCCGGCGTGCCCGACGACGGTGCCCCGGTCACGGCGGCCGGGTCCGGTCCGCGCAGCACGGCCTCGGGCGCGGCGCGGCGCACGCCCGCGACGAGCTCGTCGCGCAGGGCCGCCATGGTCGCGGCGCGCTCCTCGCGGTGCTCGACCGCCTCCGCCACGGCCGCGGCGAACGCGCGGATCGCGGGCACGTCGAGCGTGCCCGACCGGACGCCGCGCTCCTGGCCGCCGCCGTGCAGCACGGCCTCGAGCGGGAGGTCGCGGCGCGCGACGAGCGCGCCGACGCCCACGGGTCCGCCGAGCTTGTGGCCCGTGAGGGTCAGCGCGTCGACGCCCGAGGCGGCGAAGTCGACCGGGACCTGCCCGACGGCCTGGACCGCGTCCGTGTGGACCGGGATCCCGTGCTGGTGCGCGAGGCGCACCACCTCGCGCACCGGCTGCAGCGTGCCCACCTCGTTGTTGGCCCACATGACCGACACGAGCGCGACCTCGTCGGCGTGCGCGGCGAGCTCGGCGCGCAGCGCGTCGAGGTCGAGCCGGCCGTCGCCGTCGACCGGGAGCAGGACGATCTCGGCGCCCGCGTGCCCCGCGAGCCAGAACGCCGGGTCGAGCACGGCGTGGTGCTCGACGGCGGAGACCAGCACCCGCGTGCGTCGCGGGTCGGTGCGGCGCCGGCCCCAGAAGACGCCCTTGATCGCGAGGTTGTCCGACTCGGTGCCGCCCGCGGTGAAGACCACCTCGCTCGGACGCGCGCCCAGCGCGGCCGCGACGGTCTCGCGCGACTCCTCGACCGCGCGCCGGGCGGCCCGGCCCGCGGAGTGCAGCGACGACGCGTTGCCCGTCCGGCGGGCCTCGGCGACGAACGCCTCGAGCGCCGCGGGCGACATGGGGGTCGTCGCGGCGTGGTCGAGGTAGGCGCCGGGGTCGGGGGCTGTCACGGTCATCCAGTCTACGAACCGCGCGGGCGGGCCCGGGCGGCCGCCGGCGATCAGCCGTGGTGGTGGTCCTCACCAGCCGTGGTCTCGAAGTCGCCCAGCACGTCGCCGATGACGTGGAGACGACCGTCGGCGACCCGGTAGTCCGCGCAGACCGTCTCGGCCCCGGGCACGGGGCAGGACGACGTCCTGCCCCGCGCCCGGGACGAGCTCAGCCGCGGAGCTGCTCGCCCGGCTCGCCGCGCGTCGTCGAGAACGTGCGGCGCGAGACGTCACCGCGCGGGCCCGGGAACGGGCCGGGGCCCACGTGACGGCCGGACCGCTCGCCCGCCCCCGCCGGGTACACCTGGACGGTCGCCGGGCGCGGGCCGCGGAACGCGCCGGCCGGCACCTCCTCGCCCTCGGCCAGGTAGTCCGGGAAGTACGACTGCGGGGCGTCGTACGAGCCGTCCTCGCCCGGGTGCTGCACGTTGACGTAGACCATGGAGTCGCGCAGGTCGACGATCGGGCCGCACGTCTCCGCGCCGGCGGGCACGGAGAGGAACTGCTGGACGTGGCCGCGCTCGGGGCCCTCGAGCGGCACCTTGAACAGGGCGTCGCACTTGCGGATCGCCGACGGCTGGCCGTCGGTGGAGATCCACAGGTTGCCCTCGGTGTCGAACGCGAGGTTGTCCGGGCACGAGATGGGCGAGACCTTGTCGGCCGGGAAGCCCGAGAAGTAGGTCGTGCCGTTGACCGACGGGTCACCCGCGACGATGAGCAGGTTCCACGTGAACGTGCGCGCGGTCTGGTCGCCGCCGTCCTCGATGATCTCCACCACGTGGCCGTCGCGGTTGGCGTTGCGCGGGTTGGCCTCGTCGGCCGGCGCGTTGGTGCCCGTGCCGCGGTTCGAGTTGTTGGTGCACGCGACGTAGATGCGGCCCGTGTACGGGTTCGGCTCGACGTCCTCCGGGCGGTCCATCTTCGTGGCGCCGACCGCGTCGGCGGCGAGGCGCGTGAAGACGAGCACCTCCTCGACCGACATGCCCTCGACCTGCGACTCGCCGTCGAGCACGAGCGGCAGCCACTCGCCCGTGCCGTCGAACGCGCCGTCGGACGGCAGCGCGCCCGAGCCGTCGATCTCGCCGGGCGAGTCGCCCGTGAACCGCGCGACGAACAGGTCGCCGTCGCTGAGCAGCGTCTTGTTGAAGGCGCGCGCCTGCGCGCTGCTCCCCTCGCGCATGGCGTTGCGCGAGACGAACTTGTACACGTAGTCGAAGCGCTCGTCGTCGCCCATGTAGACGACCGCACGCTTGTCCTTCGCGAGGATGACGTTCGCGCCCTCGTGCTTGAAGCGGCCGAGGGCCGTGTGCTTGACCGGCGCCGACGTGGGGTCGTACGGGTCGAGCTCGACGATCCAGCCGAAGCGGTGGTTCTCGTTCTCGTAGCCCGGGTTGTTCCCGTCGAAGCGCGGGTCGTCGAGCTCCCAGCCGTAGCTCGTCGGGCGGTTGGCGAGGCCGTAGCGCGCGTCGCGCGGGTCCTGCCCGTTGACCCGCAGGTACCCGTGGAAGTTCTCCTCGCCCGAGAGGACGGTGCCCCACGGCGTCGTGCCGCCCGCGCAGTTGTTGAGCGTGCCGAGCACGCGCGTGCCGGTCGGGTCCGCGACGGTCTTCATGAGGTCGGTGCCGGCGGCCGGGCCGTCGATGACGAACTCGGTGTCCATGTGGATGCGGCGGTTGACCGGGCTGATCCGCGAGTAGGTCCACGGGGTGCCCTCGCGCTTGCGGGTCACCTCGACGACGGACATGCCGTGGGCGGCGCGCTCGATCGCGCGGCGGGTGGCGGCGTCGTACGAGGCGTCGAACATGATGCCCGGGTTGGTGTACTCGTGGTTGCTCACGAGCAGGCCGCGCGTGCCGCGGCGGGTCTCGACCATGCTCTGCAGCTGCGCCGGGTTGTCCGGGAGGATGTCGAGGTAGTCGACGTTGTAGCCGAACTGGAGCTTCTGCTGCTCCGCCGACTGGGCGGCCGGGTCGAACGCGCGGCCGCCGGGCAGGATCGGGTCGCCCCAGCGGATGATGGTGGACCACTCGTAGCCCTCGGGCACCACGAGGGCGTCGACGTCGGCCGCCTGCGAGGCGATCGGCCCGAAGGCGAGACCCTTCGCGGTGGCCTTGCCGGGCTGCGCCGCCGCGGCAGGGGCACCGAGCACCTCGCCCCCGACGACGACCGCAGCCGCGGCGGCTGCCATGCCGCCGAGCATGACGCGGCGGCTCAGGGCGCGCGACGCGACGTCGCGGAAGTACTCGTTGAGGCTCTTGTTCGGGGCCGGGTGGGAGCACGCGTCCGCGCACTTCAGTCGGCACGTGACGGGGCTGCGCTTGCCGCGCGCGTAGGAGGGCGTGGCCGCCAGCTCCAGCAGCGGGCGCGACTCGGGGGCGATCGTCATCGGTTGCTCTCCAGGGTGAGACCGGGGGGTGACGCGCCTGACGGTAGGGAGCCCCGGTGGCCGCGCGGGGTCCGGACACCGACGCCCGGGTAAACAACCGGTGACCTGGTCGCTCAGCCGAGCGAGCCGACCCACTCGCTGGTGCCGTCGTCGAACGACTGCTCCTTCCAGATCGGCACCTCGGCCTTGAGCTCCTCGACGAGGTCGGCGACGCACGCGAACGCGGCCCGCCGGTGCCCCGACGCGACCGCGGCCACCACCGCGACGTCGCCGATCGCCAGGTCGCCCGTGCGGTGCACGACGGCGGCACGCACCCGGTCGCCCGTCGCCTCCGCGGTGCGGTGCGCGACCCGCTCGGCCACCCCGCGCAGGACCGCGGCGGCGTCCGGGTGGGCCTCGTAGTGCAGGCGCGTGACCCCGCGGCCGTCGTCGTGGTCGCGGACGTACCCGGTGAAGGTCGCGACGGCGCCGCACGCGTCGTCGCGCACGGCGGCGGCGAGCTCGGCGAGCGCGTCCTCGAGCGGCGTGGAGACGACGTCCGCGCGCACGACGACGGCACGCGGCGCGTCCGCGCCCGTCGCCGAGGTCGGGTGGTCGCCGCCGCGCAGCTGCTCGACGGCGTGCGGCAGGACGTCGGCGAGCGCGTCGAGCCCGTCGACGACGCCGCCCACGGACCCGGGCAGGTTGACCACGAGCGTGCGTCCCGCGACCCCGGCGATCCCGCGCGACAGCGCCGCGGCGGGCACCGCCCGCTTGGCGGGGTCGACCGGCGTGGTCGAGCGCGAGCGGACGAGCTCCGCGACGCCGGGCGCCTCCCGGTCGACGACGGCGCGCGTCGCCTCGGGGGTGCGGTCGGTCGGGGCGAGCCCGGTGCCGCCGCTCGTGACGATCAGGTCCGGCGCGCGGTCGCCGCCCGGACCGCCCCCGAGCAGGGTCTCGAGCGCCGCGCGCACCGGTTCGCCGTCGGGCACCACGCGCACCGCGTCGACGGACCAGCCGCGTTCGGCGAACCACGCGGCGGCCGCCGGGCCCGAACGGTCCTCGTAGACGCCCGCCGCCGCGCGGTCCGACGCGACGACGACCGCGACGCGGTACGGGACCGGGGTGCCGCCGTCGGGCACGCTCACGACGTCTCCCTCGACCAGTCGCCGGACTTCCCGCCCGACTTGGCGACGACCTGCACGTCGGTGAGGACGGCGGCCTTGTCGACGGCCTTGATCATGTCGTAGAGCGTCAGGCCCGCGACGGTCACGGCCGTGAGCGCCTCCATCTCGACGCCGGTGCGGCCCGTGGTGCGGACGGTCGCGGTGATCTCGACGCGGTCGCCGGCCGGCACGACGTCGAGCTCGACACCCGACAGCGGCAGCGGGTGGCACAGCGGCACGAGGTCGGGCGTGCGCTTGGCGCCCATGATCCCCGCGATGCGCGCGGTCGCGATCGCCTCGCCCTTGGGCAGGTCACCCGCGGCGATCCGCTCGACGACGTCGGCGCGCGTGCGGAGTGTGGCCGTCGCGGTGGCCTCCCGCCTCGACACGTCCTTGGCCGTGACGTCGACCATGTGCGCGGCGCCGTCGGCGCGGTAGTGGGACAGGTCGCTCATCGGATCTCCCAGTAGTCGACGTCGTCGCCGCGCTCGAGGCGCGCCACGCCCGGCGGGACGTGCACGAGGAGGGTCGCGGCGGCGAGGTGGCTGACGAGGTGCGAGCCGGGCCCGCCCACGAGGCGCACGCGGCCGGCGTCGTCGAGCATGCCGCGCCGCACCTGGTGCAGGGCGGGCGGCGAGTCGAGCGGCTCGGCGAGGCGGGCGCGGCCGCGCGGCCGGGCGGCCGGGACGGCGCCCGTGGCGCGGGCGAGGACCGGGCGCAGGAAGAGCTCGAACGACACGTAGGCGCTCACCGGGTTGCCCGGGAACGCGACGAGGGGCACGGTCCTCCCCTCCGCTCCCGAGTTGTCAGGCTCACGCCCGGGTATACCGGGGCCTGGGCCTGACAGCTCGGGCGGCGGCAGGGTCACGGTGCCCAGGCCCTGCGGGCCGCCAGGCTGGACGGCGACGTGGCCGAACCACGCGTCGTCGAACGTCTGGCGCACGACCTCGTACGCGCCCGCGGACACGCCTCCGGTCGTGACGACGAGCGCCACGTCGGCGGGGGCGTCCGCGAGCACGGCGCGCAGCGCGTCGGGCGAGTCGGGGACGACGCGCGTGGTGACGCGCGCGCCGGCCTGGGCGAGCGCCGCCGCGAGCGTGGCGCCGTTGGCGTCGTGGACCTGCGCCGGGCCGAGCGGCGCGCCCGCGGGCACGAGCTCCGACCCGGTCGAGACGAGCAGCACGTGCGGCGGCGGCGCGACGGCGACCTCCTCGACGCCCGCCGCGGCCAGCGCCCCGAGCTGGGCGGGGCCGAGCGGCGTGCCGGCACCGACCACGACCTCGCCGGCCGCGACGTCGGACCCGGCGCGCCGCACGTACGTCCCGGGCGCGACGGGAACGGAGAACCGCACGGTCGAGTTGTCAGGGTCTCGTGACCCTCCTGGGTCACCCGCTCCTGACAGCTCGGCGAAGGAGGAGGGCGAGGCGTCCTCGACGCGGACCACCGCGTCGGCCCCGGCCGGGATCGGCGCACCGGTCATGACGGGCGCGGCCGTGCCGGGCGCGAGCGGCGGCGGCTCGGTGCCGGCCGGCACGGGGGCCGCGACGGGCAGCGCGGCCGGTGCGTCCGGCGTCGCACCCGCGAGGTCCGCGGCCCGCACGGCGTACCCGTCCATCTGGGAGTTGTCGAAGCCGGGCAGCGCGACGGCGGCACGCGCGTCGCGCGCGAGGACGCGCGGCGGGAGCGCCGCGTCGGCCGCGGCCCGTGCGAGCAGGTCGGCGACGCGCACGGTCGCCGCCTCGCCTCCCGCGAGCCGGCCCGCCGCGAGCGCCGGCGCGACGAGCGACTCGACGGCCGCCGCATGCTCGGCGACCGACCGCCGCCCCGCTGTGGGCGTGATTTCTGGGGCTGCAGATCCGCCCGAACCAGGACGATCCGGGCCAGAGATCACGCCCACAGCGGGGGACGGGGGCGTGGGGCCGAGGTCGTCGGCCTCGTCGTCGTGCTCGAGCAGGTCCTTGAGGAACGCGCTGCGCGGGGCCGCGAGCAGCTCGGCGGCGGGTCCCTGCTCGACGACGCGGCCGCCGTCGAGCACGACGACGTCGTCCGCGAGCGCACGCACGTCGGCGACGTCGTGCGTCACGACGACGGCGGTGACACCGTCGAGCACGCGGCGCAGGACCTCGCGCAGCTCGCGGGCGGAGGGGGCGTCGACGGCGGCGAACGGCTCGTCGAGCAGCAGCACGCGCGGCGACGCCGCGAGCGCCCGGGCGAGCGCGACCCGCTGCGCCTGCCCGCCCGAGAGCGCCCGGGCACGGCGGCGGGCCAGGTCGCGCGCGCCGACCGCGTCGAGCAGGTGGTCGGCGAACGTGCGCGCCTCGTGCCGCGACGCGCCCGCCGCGCGCGGGCCGAACATGACGTTGCCACGCACGGTCAGGTGGCCGAACAGGTCGGGCTGCTGGTCGAGCAGCCCGACGGCGCGCTGGCGGGGCGGTGACCAGAACGCGCGGCCGCCGGTGCCGACGTCGGACAGCACGGTGTCACCGACCACGACGCGGGCGCGCGCCGGGGCGTGCAGCCCGGCGATCGTGCGCAGCACCGTCGACTTGCCCGCCCCGTTCGGGCCGAGCAGCGCGAGCGTGCGGCCCGGCGCCAGCTCGAGCGCGACGTCGAGCCCGCGCGGCGGGTCGGTGATCTCGACCACGAGCCCGGCGCCCGGGGCCGTCGCCGCGCCGGGCGGGGTGCGGTCGGTCGGTGCGCTGCGGGCCATCCGCCCAGCGTAGGGCGCCTGGTCAGCCACGCGAGCCCCCGAGCGCCGTGCGCAGCCCGCGCGTCCCCCCGGCCGAGTGGACGACCGCGACGACGACGAGCGCGGCGAGCACGAGCACCATCGACAGGGCGACCGCGGCGTCGGGGTCGGTCTCGCGCAGCAGGTAGATCTCGATCGGGAGGGTGCGCGTCACGCCCTGCAGGCTGCCCGCGAACGTGAGCGTGGCGCCGAACTCGCCCAGCGAGCGCGCGAACGCGAGCAGTGCGCCGCCCGCGAGCGCCGGACCGATCGCGGGCAGCGTCACGACCCAGAACGTGCGGTTCGGCGACGCGCCGAGCGTCGCGGCCGCGAGCTCGCCGCGGGTCCCGGCGACGCGCAGCGCGCCCTCGACGCTGAGGACGAGGAACGGCAGCGAGACGTAGGTGTGCGCGACGACGACCGCCGTCGTCGTGAACGCCACGCCGATCCCGAGGTCCTCGAGCAGCCCGCCGACGGGCCCGCGCCGGCCGAGCGTCGCGAGCAGCGCCAGGCCCGACACGACGGGCGGCAGCACGAGCGGCAGGAGCACGACCGCGCGCAGCGCCGCGTGGCCCGGGAACCACGTGCGCGCCAGGACCAGTGCGAGCGGCACGCCGACGACGACGCACGCGAGCGTCGAGGCGACCGCGGTCCACAGCGAGAGCCCGAGCGCGTCGAGCGCCGCCGGGCCCGTCACGAGCGCGGGCAGGTGCTCCCAGTCGGCCCGGGTCGCGAGCACCCCGACGGGCACGACGACGAACGTCGCGCCCAGGACCGCGACGGCGACGACCCAGCCCGGCACGACTGCCCTCGTGCCCGCCGCACCGCCCGGCCCCGCGCCGCTACGGGACACCGAAGCCTGCCTCGTCGAGCACCACGCGCCCGCCCGGCCCGGTGAGGGTCGCGACGAACGCGTGCGCGAGGTCGGCCTCGGGCGAGTCCTCGAGAACCGTGACCGGGTACCGGTTGACGACGGCGGCCGCCTCCGGGACGTCGACGACCCGCACCGCGCCGGGTTCGCGCGCGAGCGCCGCAGCGGCGTCCGTCGCG contains:
- a CDS encoding ester cyclase; the protein is MPVLTRSPRAVRAPSAARAARNGSPAGSRDGSSNGTAVAAAPAANKATAIRVHAHAVPARQDAVLRELLAPEFRNHDALHGCEGGLQAFLAEVRWFDDAFSDQQVRVLHAVAEGDLVALHVELTARHTGFFCGIAPSGRRFTVREMHMVRFAAGREAEHWAVRDEAALHRTLRGLATA
- the mnmA gene encoding tRNA 2-thiouridine(34) synthase MnmA; protein product: MRVLAAMSGGVDSAVAAALAVEAGHDVVGVHMALSRNRDQFRTGSRGCCSIEDASDARRAADVLGIPYYVWDLSERFEETVVADFLAEYEAGRTPNPCVRCNEHIKFEALLDKATALGFDAVATGHYARIVTREDGTRELHRSPNADKDQSYVLAVMGPERLERAMFPLGGFASKAEVRAEAERRGLSVSAKPDSYDICFVADGDTRGFLRSRLGSRPGAVVDTEGTVVGEHDGAYAFTVGQRKGLGLGRPAPDGRARYVVDVRTDTNTVVVGPAELLSVDRIAGGGAVWFTQPPSGWTDAELQVRAHGAPVPAQVRALPMSDDGTSGLEVRLTGRPLRGVAPGQSAVVYAGTRVLGQATVARAWREQPVHA
- a CDS encoding cysteine desulfurase family protein; this translates as MTVTAPDPGAYLDHAATTPMSPAALEAFVAEARRTGNASSLHSAGRAARRAVEESRETVAAALGARPSEVVFTAGGTESDNLAIKGVFWGRRRTDPRRTRVLVSAVEHHAVLDPAFWLAGHAGAEIVLLPVDGDGRLDLDALRAELAAHADEVALVSVMWANNEVGTLQPVREVVRLAHQHGIPVHTDAVQAVGQVPVDFAASGVDALTLTGHKLGGPVGVGALVARRDLPLEAVLHGGGQERGVRSGTLDVPAIRAFAAAVAEAVEHREERAATMAALRDELVAGVRRAAPEAVLRGPDPAAVTGAPSSGTPASSPARLPGNAHFTFPGAEGDSLLYLLDSAGVQASTGSACQAGVPQPSHVLLAMGVPEVEARGALRFSLGATSTRADVERLLAVLPQVVDRARAAGLASPRAVAGGAA
- a CDS encoding PhoX family phosphatase, translated to MTIAPESRPLLELAATPSYARGKRSPVTCRLKCADACSHPAPNKSLNEYFRDVASRALSRRVMLGGMAAAAAAVVVGGEVLGAPAAAAQPGKATAKGLAFGPIASQAADVDALVVPEGYEWSTIIRWGDPILPGGRAFDPAAQSAEQQKLQFGYNVDYLDILPDNPAQLQSMVETRRGTRGLLVSNHEYTNPGIMFDASYDAATRRAIERAAHGMSVVEVTRKREGTPWTYSRISPVNRRIHMDTEFVIDGPAAGTDLMKTVADPTGTRVLGTLNNCAGGTTPWGTVLSGEENFHGYLRVNGQDPRDARYGLANRPTSYGWELDDPRFDGNNPGYENENHRFGWIVELDPYDPTSAPVKHTALGRFKHEGANVILAKDKRAVVYMGDDERFDYVYKFVSRNAMREGSSAQARAFNKTLLSDGDLFVARFTGDSPGEIDGSGALPSDGAFDGTGEWLPLVLDGESQVEGMSVEEVLVFTRLAADAVGATKMDRPEDVEPNPYTGRIYVACTNNSNRGTGTNAPADEANPRNANRDGHVVEIIEDGGDQTARTFTWNLLIVAGDPSVNGTTYFSGFPADKVSPISCPDNLAFDTEGNLWISTDGQPSAIRKCDALFKVPLEGPERGHVQQFLSVPAGAETCGPIVDLRDSMVYVNVQHPGEDGSYDAPQSYFPDYLAEGEEVPAGAFRGPRPATVQVYPAGAGERSGRHVGPGPFPGPRGDVSRRTFSTTRGEPGEQLRG
- a CDS encoding molybdenum cofactor biosynthesis protein MoaE encodes the protein MSVPDGGTPVPYRVAVVVASDRAAAGVYEDRSGPAAAAWFAERGWSVDAVRVVPDGEPVRAALETLLGGGPGGDRAPDLIVTSGGTGLAPTDRTPEATRAVVDREAPGVAELVRSRSTTPVDPAKRAVPAAALSRGIAGVAGRTLVVNLPGSVGGVVDGLDALADVLPHAVEQLRGGDHPTSATGADAPRAVVVRADVVSTPLEDALAELAAAVRDDACGAVATFTGYVRDHDDGRGVTRLHYEAHPDAAAVLRGVAERVAHRTAEATGDRVRAAVVHRTGDLAIGDVAVVAAVASGHRRAAFACVADLVEELKAEVPIWKEQSFDDGTSEWVGSLG
- the moaC gene encoding cyclic pyranopterin monophosphate synthase MoaC, which gives rise to MSDLSHYRADGAAHMVDVTAKDVSRREATATATLRTRADVVERIAAGDLPKGEAIATARIAGIMGAKRTPDLVPLCHPLPLSGVELDVVPAGDRVEITATVRTTGRTGVEMEALTAVTVAGLTLYDMIKAVDKAAVLTDVQVVAKSGGKSGDWSRETS
- the glp gene encoding gephyrin-like molybdotransferase Glp — protein: MARSAPTDRTPPGAATAPGAGLVVEITDPPRGLDVALELAPGRTLALLGPNGAGKSTVLRTIAGLHAPARARVVVGDTVLSDVGTGGRAFWSPPRQRAVGLLDQQPDLFGHLTVRGNVMFGPRAAGASRHEARTFADHLLDAVGARDLARRRARALSGGQAQRVALARALAASPRVLLLDEPFAAVDAPSARELREVLRRVLDGVTAVVVTHDVADVRALADDVVVLDGGRVVEQGPAAELLAAPRSAFLKDLLEHDDEADDLGPTPPSPAVGVISGPDRPGSGGSAAPEITPTAGRRSVAEHAAAVESLVAPALAAGRLAGGEAATVRVADLLARAAADAALPPRVLARDARAAVALPGFDNSQMDGYAVRAADLAGATPDAPAALPVAAPVPAGTEPPPLAPGTAAPVMTGAPIPAGADAVVRVEDASPSSFAELSGAGDPGGSRDPDNSTVRFSVPVAPGTYVRRAGSDVAAGEVVVGAGTPLGPAQLGALAAAGVEEVAVAPPPHVLLVSTGSELVPAGAPLGPAQVHDANGATLAAALAQAGARVTTRVVPDSPDALRAVLADAPADVALVVTTGGVSAGAYEVVRQTFDDAWFGHVAVQPGGPQGLGTVTLPPPELSGPGPGIPGREPDNSGAEGRTVPLVAFPGNPVSAYVSFELFLRPVLARATGAVPAARPRGRARLAEPLDSPPALHQVRRGMLDDAGRVRLVGGPGSHLVSHLAAATLLVHVPPGVARLERGDDVDYWEIR
- a CDS encoding ABC transporter permease, producing the protein MSRSGAGPGGAAGTRAVVPGWVVAVAVLGATFVVVPVGVLATRADWEHLPALVTGPAALDALGLSLWTAVASTLACVVVGVPLALVLARTWFPGHAALRAVVLLPLVLPPVVSGLALLATLGRRGPVGGLLEDLGIGVAFTTTAVVVAHTYVSLPFLVLSVEGALRVAGTRGELAAATLGASPNRTFWVVTLPAIGPALAGGALLAFARSLGEFGATLTFAGSLQGVTRTLPIEIYLLRETDPDAAVALSMVLVLAALVVVAVVHSAGGTRGLRTALGGSRG